One stretch of Streptomyces sp. R21 DNA includes these proteins:
- a CDS encoding VOC family protein yields MIDSTTRIRVARPSRNLAAAERFYVDGLGLDVLWRSTERVAGEHDLLMVGPPGAAWHVELTHDPQRPREPTPTADDLFVIYLGAPVDQALIDRLESHRGTRVPAHNPYWDRYGVTVADPDGYLLVLCSRTWTI; encoded by the coding sequence GTGATCGACTCCACGACCCGGATCCGGGTGGCCCGGCCCTCACGGAACCTCGCAGCCGCCGAGCGCTTCTACGTGGACGGTCTCGGCCTGGACGTCCTGTGGCGCTCCACCGAGCGCGTCGCGGGTGAGCACGACCTCCTGATGGTCGGCCCGCCGGGCGCCGCCTGGCACGTCGAACTCACACATGACCCCCAACGGCCGCGCGAGCCCACCCCGACAGCGGACGACCTGTTCGTCATCTACCTCGGCGCCCCCGTCGACCAGGCCCTGATCGACCGCCTGGAGTCCCATCGGGGCACCAGAGTTCCCGCCCACAACCCCTACTGGGACAGATACGGCGTGACCGTCGCCGACCCCGACGGATACCTGCTCGTCCTGTGCTCACGCACCTGGACCATCTGA